The following are encoded in a window of Mycosarcoma maydis chromosome 10, whole genome shotgun sequence genomic DNA:
- a CDS encoding 4-amino-4-deoxychorismate synthase (related to para-aminobenzoic acid synthetase), translating to MSLQLPRILIVDHFDSYTLNLLSLLHPNYTLSSQLPSSQVNELTRRISNRVVVLPHTHPLLASTAFHELVRPHIDAIILSPGPGSPDKAADFGAAETLLKDKLLNLPVLGVCLGHQGLAVAFGGQVTRAASVRHGLQSKLQISASSETAAIESHTYRSILHGVPQDALVVRYNSLVVDPDTLPDCLQVTAWSYDQISSAPAPRPGTTRKRSTISHLQTPSEHVAPLRHRDLTSLSRSPSTIPFSSRHGSERLSEVGDMTLSEATSIDDIAEADSASDPELTSYPVIMALQHKTLPFHGVQFHPESIESNWGHTIMSNFLDTVRQYWEQRALHQDAKTAAEARNRIKSWESADSTLPTHLQLAGERCLASSGLMPARSTRHRMLDNAPFTLLAQRSSVLSSVSSLNMTRIFDQLFRHSSPAGAVWLDSARLKDPHSRYSFMAIPSFVLSYKNASGGLAASGDDCFTAQIPFTGTSKTTLWSFMDELQVQLQSLIDSEAASLILDKDQQGRLFCTGFAGYWGYEMKNQSLGLETRAPVSDNSDAFDAEFLFCSKVLAYDHHLHQWIAFALVDRASCTATLPGPFGQVKSALEHLQANGKEWSRWASDQSDAETWMQETLAKVAELCSSESSTQPALSAAAFRAAMPPLKPRMLAEDYMDQIESARELIAAGESYELCMTNQFQGRLQPLSSLPDTVDTDHFDLYCKLRARNPAPYSAFLRLPSFASRGAGSELRQRGRAILSTSPERFMRITSDGCVEMKPIKGTLARAGFGPGEQGMRAGGGSTPQNELIKQEWREAEDEARRAKLSADIKERAENLMIVDLIRADLFSFCDSDSVAVPKLMEVESYETVHQLVTTVTGKLKTSVGTTEAIRRCFPPGSMTGAPKRRSVQLLERLELNLADAERDDELRARRGIYSGALGWLGCDGAADFSVVIRTLIADGDQVSIGAGGAITYLSDAKNEWQEVLDKVTALANIES from the coding sequence ATGTCACTGCAGCTCCCGCGCATCCTAATCGTGGATCACTTTGACTCGTATACCCTCAACCTCCTCTCTTTACTGCATCCAAATTATACTCTGTCAAGTCAACTTCCGTCCAGTCAAGTCAACGAACTTACTCGTAGAATTTCGAATCGTGTCGTCGTCCTACCGCACACACATCCTCTCCTCGCCTCTACCGCATTTCACGAGCTGGTGCGGCCGCATATAGATGCCATCATCCTCTCACCTGGTCCTGGCAGCCCTGACAAGGCGGCAGACTTTGGCGCAGCAGAGACGCTGCTAAAGGACAAGTTGCTCAACCTGCCTGTCCTTGGCGTTTGCCTTGGTCATCAAGGGCTTGCAGTCGCTTTCGGAGGTCAGGTCACCCGCGCTGCTAGTGTTCGTCATGGTCTTCAGAGCAAACTCCAGATCTCTGCATCCTCCGAAACTGCAGCGATCGAATCCCACACCTATCGCTCCATCCTCCACGGTGTTCCCCAGGATGCTTTGGTCGTTCGCTACAACAGCTTGGTGGTCGATCCGGATACCTTGCCAGACTGCCTCCAGGTAACAGCTTGGAGCTATGACCAGATCTCATCAGCACCCGCTCCCAGACCTgggacgacgaggaagcgtTCGACAATTTCCCACCTGCAAACGCCATCAGAACACGTCGCACCGCTCAGACACCGCGACCTTACTTCACTCAGTCGGTCACCTTCCACCATACCATTTTCCTCTCGGCATGGCTCTGAGCGGCTTTCCGAGGTGGGCGACATGACCCTCTCCGAAGCAACGAGCATTGACGATATAGCAGAGGCGGATTCTGCATCTGACCCCGAACTCACCAGCTACCCCGTTATCATGGCGTTGCAACACAAGACATTGCCGTTTCACGGCGTACAATTTCATCCTGAAAGCATCGAGTCTAATTGGGGCCACACCATCATGTCCAACTTTCTCGACACAGTGCGCCAGTATTGGGAACAACGCGCATTGCACCAGGATGCAAAGACAGCCGCAGAGGCTCGTAATAGGATCAAATCATGGGAAAGTGCTGATAGTACCCTTCCCACCCACCTCCAACTCGCTGGCGAGCGTTGTCTAGCGAGCAGTGGGCTCATGCCAGCACGATCAACCAGACATCGCATGCTTGACAATGCCCCGTTCACCCTGCTGGCACAGCGCTCGTCGGTCCTCTCCTCGGTTAGCTCTCTCAACATGACGCGTATTTTTGATCAACTCTTCCGCCATTCTAGCCCCGCTGGCGCAGTCTGGCTCGACAGCGCGCGTCTCAAGGATCCTCACAGCCGCTATTCCTTCATGGCCATCCCCTCCTTCGTCTTGTCTTACAAAAATGCAAGTGGCGGCCTCGCCGCGTCTGGTGACGACTGCTTCACTGCCCAAATCCCCTTCACAGGTACGAGCAAGACCACACTGTGGTCCTTcatggacgagctgcaagtgcagctgcagtcTTTGATCGATTCGGAAGCTGCTTCTCTGATTCTCGATAAAGATCAACAAGGCAGACTCTTCTGTACCGGTTTTGCTGGCTATTGGGGCTACGAGATGAAAAACCAAAGCCTTGGTCTCGAGACGAGGGCTCCCGTAAGTGACAACTCTGACGCGTTCGACGCCGAGTTTCTGTTCTGCTCCAAAGTCCTTGCCTATGATCATCACCTGCATCAGTGGATCGCTTTCGCCTTGGTCGACCGAGCTTCTTGTACGGCGACTCTGCCCGGCCCTTTTGGGCAGGTCAAGAGCGCACTCGAACATCTACAAGCCAACGGCAAGGAATGGTCTCGATGGGCTTCCGATCAGTCAGATGCCGAGACATGGATGCAGGAAACGCTCGCCAAAGTCGCTGAGctgtgcagcagcgagtCAAGCACTCAGCCCGCACTGAGCGCAGCCGCATTCCGAGCCGCCATGCCACCTCTCAAGCCTCGCATGCTGGCCGAAGACTATATGGACCAGATCGAATCAGCCAGAGAGCTTATCGCTGCCGGAGAAAGCTACGAACTCTGCATGACCAATCAGTTCCAAGGGCGGCTTCAgccgctctcgtcgcttccAGATACGGTCGACACCGATCACTTTGATCTGTACTGCAAACTCAGAGCTCGCAATCCTGCGCCTTACTCCGCCTTTTTGAGACTACCATCATTTGCAAGTCGTGGCGCAGGATCCGAGCTGCGACAGCGCGGTCGTGCGATTCTCAGCACTAGCCCCGAACGATTCATGCGCATCACTTCGGACGGTTGTGTCGAGATGAAGCCTATCAAGGGAACgctcgctcgagcaggatTTGGACCTGGCGAACAAGGGATGCGGGcaggcggcggcagcacgCCTCAAAACGAGTTGATCAAGCAAGAGTGGCGAGAAGCTGAGGACGAAGCGCGGCGAGCCAAGCTCTCTGCCGACATCAAAGAGCGTGCAGAAAACTTGATGATTGTCGATCTGATTCGCGCCGACCTCTTCTCGTTCTGCGACTCGGACAGCGTCGCTGTGCCCAAGCTGATGGAGGTCGAGTCGTATGAGACAGTGCACCAATTGGTGACAACTGTAACAGGAAAACTCAAAACCTCTGTCGGAACGACCGAAGCGATTCGCAGGTGCTTCCCACCAGGAAGCATGACGGGTGCTCCCAAACGACGAAGCGTCCAGCTGCTGGAacggctcgagctcaaccTGGCGGATGCAGAGAGggatgacgagctgcgtGCCAGAAGGGGCATCTACTCAGGTGCTCTTGGCTGGCTCGGCTGCGATGGCGCTGCCGACTTTTccgtcgtcatccgcaCGCTGATCGCTGACGGTGACCAAGTCTCGAtcggtgctggtggagcgATCACTTACCTTTCTGATGCCAAGAATGAGTGGCAGGAAGTGCTTGACAAAGTCACTGCCCTTGCCAATATCGAATCCTAG